The proteins below are encoded in one region of Rhodospirillales bacterium:
- a CDS encoding thiamine ABC transporter substrate binding subunit codes for MLRLAVPILVAALGILPARAEVLTIYTYDSFIGDWGPGPAIEEAFEARCGCSIAWTAVEDAAVLLSRLRLEGTATRADVVLGLDTNLQAEAQAEGLVQAHGLDLDGLALPFDWSDPVFVPFDYGYFAIVYDSERVPAPPASLDALTSGEAEPKLIIQDPRTSTPGLGLMLWLKAVYGEDAGAAWKGLARRTLTVTPGWGEAYGLFLEGEAPMVLSYTTSPAYHRMVEGTDRYRAIIFPEGHYMQVEVAAMSAHTERAELARDFLAFIGEPGFQATIPTGNWMYPAIELGDALPEAFRTLPRPDRAILLPPEEVRRNRSAWTREWLDAMSAP; via the coding sequence ATGCTGCGTCTTGCCGTCCCGATTCTCGTTGCCGCCCTCGGCATCCTGCCCGCCCGGGCCGAGGTGCTGACGATCTACACCTATGATTCCTTCATCGGCGACTGGGGCCCCGGCCCGGCGATCGAGGAGGCCTTCGAGGCGCGCTGCGGCTGCAGCATCGCATGGACCGCGGTGGAGGATGCCGCCGTCCTGCTGTCCCGCCTGCGTCTCGAAGGGACGGCGACCCGCGCCGATGTCGTGCTCGGGCTCGATACCAATCTTCAGGCCGAAGCGCAGGCCGAGGGCCTCGTCCAGGCGCACGGCCTCGACCTCGACGGGCTCGCATTGCCGTTCGACTGGTCCGACCCCGTCTTCGTGCCGTTCGACTACGGCTATTTCGCCATCGTCTACGACAGCGAACGCGTGCCTGCTCCGCCCGCGAGCCTCGATGCCCTGACCTCGGGCGAGGCCGAACCCAAGCTCATCATCCAGGACCCGCGCACCAGCACGCCGGGCCTCGGCCTGATGCTGTGGCTCAAGGCGGTCTACGGCGAGGATGCGGGCGCGGCCTGGAAGGGGCTCGCCCGGCGCACGCTCACGGTCACCCCGGGCTGGGGCGAGGCCTATGGCCTGTTCCTCGAAGGCGAGGCGCCGATGGTGCTGAGCTACACGACCTCGCCCGCCTATCACCGGATGGTCGAGGGGACCGACCGCTACCGGGCCATCATATTCCCGGAAGGCCACTACATGCAGGTCGAGGTGGCGGCGATGTCGGCGCATACCGAGCGGGCAGAGCTGGCGCGCGACTTCCTCGCCTTCATCGGGGAGCCCGGCTTCCAGGCGACGATCCCCACGGGCAACTGGATGTATCCGGCGATCGAGCTCGGCGACGCCCTGCCCGAGGCCTTCCGCACCCTGCCCCGGCCCGACAGGGCGATCCTGCTGCCGCCCGAGGAGGTGCGCCGCAACCGTTCGGCCTGGACCCGGGAATGGCTCGACGCGATGAGCGCGCCATGA
- a CDS encoding thiamine/thiamine pyrophosphate ABC transporter permease ThiP produces MMVGHRPLLWPGLVALCALLGLAAAALAALLARAPALDPASVFDHYTLRVLRFTLMQAGLSTLISVAFALPVARALARRQRFRGRTLLLRLMGLPLVLPVIVAVFGIAAVWGRNGALNHGLQALGLESLGLTGIGPLYGLTGILIAHIFFNMPLAVRLLLPVWEAIPGETWRLASQLGMGSGAILRLIELPRLLPALPGAAILIFLLCFTSFAVVLTLGGGPAATTLEVAIYRAMRLEFDIPRAVTLGLLQVAICAGVALLLLRLAPTVPGAATGSAAESRMSARPDTTGPMGRLADCLWIATGSLWVLGPLVAIVVAGLTGPLVAVLARAEVWQAALRSVTIGLGAGLLAVTLGTLLLFTTHDLAVRSRRPRLADRLELAGSLTLVIPPVVLGAGLFVLLLPLVPVFDWALPLAATVNGLVATPYVLRLLGPVLRRSAERHDRLCASLGLAGLNRLRHLEWPGARPMLGSALALTSALATGDLAAIALFGTERDATLALLIFRALGSYRMDEAAVLSLLLVGLCLVVFIVIEGAARGRART; encoded by the coding sequence ATGATGGTCGGGCACAGGCCGCTTCTGTGGCCGGGCCTGGTGGCGCTCTGCGCTCTCCTGGGCCTGGCCGCGGCGGCCCTGGCCGCGCTCCTTGCACGCGCGCCGGCGCTCGACCCGGCAAGCGTGTTCGATCACTACACCCTGCGGGTCCTGCGCTTCACGCTGATGCAGGCCGGACTCTCGACCCTGATATCCGTTGCCTTCGCCCTGCCGGTCGCCCGCGCCCTGGCGCGCCGGCAGCGGTTTCGGGGGCGCACCCTGCTGCTGCGGCTGATGGGCCTGCCGCTCGTCCTGCCCGTCATCGTGGCGGTGTTCGGCATCGCGGCAGTCTGGGGCCGGAACGGCGCGCTCAACCACGGCCTGCAAGCGCTGGGCCTGGAGTCCCTGGGGCTCACGGGGATCGGCCCGCTCTACGGGCTCACGGGGATTCTGATCGCCCATATCTTCTTCAACATGCCGCTTGCGGTGCGCCTGCTGCTGCCGGTGTGGGAGGCGATCCCCGGCGAGACCTGGCGGCTGGCGAGCCAGCTCGGTATGGGGTCCGGCGCGATCCTGCGCCTGATCGAACTGCCGCGTCTGCTGCCCGCCCTGCCCGGTGCCGCGATCCTGATCTTCCTGCTCTGCTTCACCAGCTTCGCGGTCGTGCTGACCTTGGGCGGCGGCCCCGCCGCGACCACGCTGGAGGTCGCCATCTATCGGGCCATGCGGCTGGAGTTCGATATCCCGCGCGCCGTCACGCTCGGCCTGCTGCAGGTCGCCATCTGCGCCGGGGTCGCCCTGCTGCTGCTCCGCCTTGCCCCCACAGTGCCGGGCGCGGCGACCGGGAGCGCCGCCGAGAGCAGGATGTCGGCCCGGCCCGACACGACAGGGCCGATGGGCCGCCTCGCCGATTGCCTCTGGATCGCTACCGGGAGTCTCTGGGTGCTCGGCCCCCTGGTCGCCATCGTCGTTGCCGGCCTCACGGGTCCCCTGGTCGCGGTCCTGGCACGCGCCGAGGTCTGGCAGGCGGCCCTGCGCAGCGTGACGATCGGGCTCGGGGCCGGCCTGCTGGCGGTCACGCTGGGCACTCTCCTGCTGTTCACAACGCACGACCTGGCGGTCCGGTCGCGACGCCCGCGCCTCGCCGACCGGCTGGAGCTTGCGGGCAGCCTGACGCTCGTGATCCCGCCTGTCGTGCTCGGCGCGGGCCTCTTCGTCCTGCTGCTGCCGCTGGTTCCGGTGTTCGACTGGGCCCTGCCGCTCGCCGCGACGGTCAACGGCCTTGTCGCCACGCCCTATGTCCTGCGCCTTCTCGGGCCCGTGCTGCGGCGCAGTGCCGAACGTCACGACCGGCTCTGCGCCAGCCTCGGTCTCGCGGGGCTGAACCGCCTGCGTCATCTCGAATGGCCCGGCGCGCGGCCTATGCTGGGTTCGGCGCTGGCGCTCACCAGTGCGCTTGCGACCGGCGATCTTGCCGCGATCGCGCTGTTCGGCACCGAACGCGACGCCACGCTGGCCCTGCTGATCTTCCGCGCGCTGGGCAGCTATCGCATGGACGAGGCCGCCGTGCTCAGCCTGCTGCTCGTCGGGCTTTGCCTCGTTGTCTTCATCGTCATCGAGGGAGCCGCCCGTGGCCGCGCCCGGACTTGA